One window of the Spea bombifrons isolate aSpeBom1 chromosome 8, aSpeBom1.2.pri, whole genome shotgun sequence genome contains the following:
- the DUSP9 gene encoding dual specificity protein phosphatase 9: protein MDNLWKSTTWLRDELDSPTQNIRVLDCRSRELYDSSHIEKALHVALPGLMLRRLRKGNFSAHSLLPGSPPAVRGVALLYDECTATLPGLVGSQGEEQEPILVTLLHKLRKEGCQAYYLQGGFSKFQAEFPHHCETNLDSTSCASSSPLPPTPVLGLGGLCIASDCSDIESDLDREPLSGVDSEGMSPRNPAPSFPVQILPHLYLGSARDSGNMDTLAKLGIRYILNVTPNLPNIFEKDGDFHYKQIPISDHWSQNLSQFFPEAIEFIDEAASHNCGVLVHCLAGISRSVTVTVAYLMQKLNLSLNDAYDFVKRKKTNISPNFNFMGQLLDFEKSLGLSSPDDNRPLGHSFFTSPSSDDVFELDSLDST, encoded by the exons ATGGATAACCTCTGGAAATCGACCACATGGCTACGGGACGAGCTGGACTCTCCGACTCAGAACATTCGCGTTCTCGATTGTCGTAGCCGGGAGCTCTATGATTCTTCTCACATTGAAAAAGCCCTGCACGTTGCCCTCCCTGGATTGATGCTACGCAGACTGCGCAAGGGCAACTTTTCTGCTCATTCCCTGCTCCCTGGGTCTCCCCCAGCAGTAAGAGGAGTGGCCCTTCTATACGATGAGTGCACTGCCACCCTACCAGGCCTGGTGGGAAGTCAGGGAGAAGAGCAGGAACCCATTCTCGTGACTCTGCTGCATAAGCTTAGGAAAGAAGGTTGTCAGGCCTACTATCTACAAG GTGgtttcagtaagtttcaagctgAGTTCCCTCATCACTGTGAAACCAACTTGGACTCCACTAGCTGTGCCAGCAGTTCACCGCTGCCTCCGACCCCAGTGCTGGGACTCGGAGGCTTGTGTATTGCTTCGGACTGTTCAGACATTGAGTCGGATCTGGACAGGGAGCCACTAAGCGGGGTGGATTCTGAAGGGATGAGCCCACGGAATCCGGCTCCTTCTTTTCCCGTACAAATCCTGCCACACCTGTACCTGGGCAGCGCAAGAGATTCGGGAAACATGGACACGTTAGCTAAACTCGGAATCCGTTACATCCTCAACGTCACCCCAAACCTACCCAATATTTTTGAGAAGGATGGAGATTTCCACTACAAGCAAATTCCAATATCTGACCACTGGAGCCAGAACTTGTCTCAGTTTTTTCCTGAAGCAATTGAGTTTATTG ATGAGGCAGCTTCCCACAACTGTGGGGTACTCGTGCATTGTTTGGCTGGCATCAGTCGATCTGTCACTGTCACCGTCGCCTACCTCATGCAGAAGCTCAACCTGTCTCTGAACGATGCCTATGACTTTGTGAAGCGTAAAAAAACCAACATCTCTCCTAACTTCAACTTCATGGGCCAGTTGCTGGACTTTGAGAAAAGTCTGGGTCTGAGCAGTCCAGATGACAATCGGCCTCTCGGCCACTCGTTCTTCACCAGCCCTTCCAGCGACGATGTCTTTGAACTggactctttggactctacgTAG